In Nerophis ophidion isolate RoL-2023_Sa linkage group LG02, RoL_Noph_v1.0, whole genome shotgun sequence, one DNA window encodes the following:
- the LOC133540229 gene encoding craniofacial development protein 2-like, with translation MTPIFETKANTRVSIWNVRTLFQCGRMDQVLKTMRDYRLDILGISEIRWTGQGRLVIDGATVVFSGKQDHHTNGVGIILSNCAAQALVGWKPVNERIVTARLYTRRAGVTIVQVYAPTEVASEEHKGSFYIQLQAVFDEIPSYDIKMLIGALNAELDGDRRGLNPPVEPYGSASSTNDNGEMLMMMLMLASTNGLSIGNTFFKHKQIHKITWVSPGG, from the coding sequence ATGACCCCGATCTTCGAAACCAAAGCCAACACCAGAGTAAGTATCTGGAACGTGCGCACACTGTTCCAGTGTGGGCGCATGGACCAGGTGCTGAAGACTATGAGGGACTATCGCCTGGACATCTTAGGCATTAGTGAAATAAGGTGGACTGGGCAGGGGCGCCTCGTGATTGATGGAGCAACCGTTGTTTTCTCTGGGAAGCAAGACCACCATACCAATGGAGTCGGGATCATCCTTTCCAACTGTGCGGCGCAAGCGCTAGTGGGATGGAAACCGGTGAATGAGCGCATTGTCACAGCAAGGCTGTATACTAGACGTGCCGGAGTCACCATCGTGCAAGTCTATGCCCCAACCGAGGTTGCCTCAGAAGAGCACAAGGGTTCTTTCTACATCCAGCTCCAAGCCGTGTTTGATGAGATCCCCAGCTACGACATAAAGATGCTGATTGGAGCCCTAAATGCGGAATTGGATGGCGACAGAAGGGGCCTCAATCCCCCAGTGGAACCATATGGATCTGCAAGCTCTACCAATGACAACGGGGAGATGCTGATGATGATGCTGATGCTAGCCAGCACCAACGGCCTCAGCATTGGCAACACGTTTTTCAAGCACAAACAGATCCATAAGATAACATGGGTTTCACCTGGGGGCTGA